The genomic segment GAATGGGCAGGCAGCCATACCATTGCGGCGAGAGCATCAGCACCGCGTCGATATCGTCGCGCCGCGCGAGCGAGCGAAATCCATCGACTTGAATCGCGTTGAACTCGCGCGCCGCTTGTTCGGCCCGCAGTGCGACCTGGTCGAAGATCGCGCGCACTTCATAGCGATCGCTCAACGTACGTAGCGCAGCCCGATGTCGGACTTCCCAGTTGCTGCCGAGGCCGACAAGGCCGACGCGAAGCTTCATTGAGATTGCAAAGCGCGAAGTGACGAACCGAACCGCGGGCCAGCGCATCGGCCCGCCGCTTCCCCGCTACAGGCGGGTTCGAGCGAGGTGGTAATCCGAGTGATAAAGGGAACAAATTGTACCCGATCCCCGCCGATTCGCTCAATCATTCTGCAGTTCCAAGTCCAAATAATTTTTGCACTTGGGACGCACGCAGATTTTCGTAAGTAAAGAGCCAGTCGCAGGCAGCGCAGCGTCAAAGATTATCCAACCGGAAAATTCACCGCACTTTATCGTTGCACATTCATCTCACCCGGTTACACTGGTCGAATTCTCCGGGGCGATTTGGCCCGCCGGCTCCATACGGCGACGGACCGACAGGGAGGAAACGAGCAGCGACTCATTCGTGTGATTGGAAAGCGTTCAATCACGAAATGCTGGCTCGCTGCGACCGTGTGCTCAGGGAATGTGTTGACCATGGAGTGTTAGCTGGCAGCCCGTTCGCGTAATCGCCCGCCCTTGGCCTGCCGTCAGGCAAGCCTTCGATACGCCGCATTTATCCCCGCAACGATCGGCCTTACCGGCCCCCGATTCGCCGGCCCGCTGATCCCCTGACTTGTAATCAAGGAGAACGACATGACGACGATCTCTCTGGCCATCGTCCTACAAACGGCCGCCTTAGTGACGACCACCAATTCGCAGACGTACGCTGATGCCCGTGCCAAGACCGCCGAAACCGGCAAGCCGCTGGTGGTGCTCGTGGGTGCCGACTGGTGCCCGGCCTGCCAGACCATGAAGAATTCGGCGATGCCGCAAGTGGCCCGTCGCGGCGCCCTGGGCAAGGTTTCCTATGCCGTGGTGAATACGGATCACGAAAGCGGGCTGGCCAAACAGCTGATGCGCGGCGGCTCGATCCCGCAACTGGTCATGTTCCGCGAGACCCCGACCGGCTGGAAGCGCGAGTCGCTGGTCGGCGCCCAGGACCCGGCCACGATCGAATCGTTCATCAACCGCGGCCTGGAAGGGCTCAAAGCTCCCGACAGCTCGGTCACCGAAGCCAGCCGCCCCTCGGGCGAAGAGCGCGAGTAGCAGCCTCGATTTGCGGCTATCGCTCGACCTCAGATACACGCGCCCCCGGCGCCGGATTCACGGCGCCCGGGGGACGCTTTTCTTCGCGCTCGGCCGCTCATTGTGTACGGCCCATTATCCGCACCTGCGGCCCTCGGCTTGCAGTCCGAAAGCGACTGCGGTAGAACCGATCGCGCGCTCGCGGCCCTTTGCGCAGCCGCTCTAAGTCGTCTCTCCCCGTTTTCCCGCCTGTGGAACTCCCATGCCACGTATCCTGGTGACTCCCTACTTGCTGCACGGTGTTCGCGGCAAGTACAGCGACATTCTCGAACAAGCCGGATTCGAAGTCACGTTCCCGACCGTCGCCGAGCCCGACCTCAAGGGGGCCGCGCTCATCAAGGATCTCGAAGGCGTCTCCGGCGTGCTGGCCGGCTCCGAACCGTACACGCCCGAAGTGCTGAAAGCCTCCAAGGTTCGCGCGATCGCCCGGGCAGGCGTCGGTTACGATGCCATCAATTTGGCCGCCGCCAACGAGTTGAAAGTTGCCGTCACGATCGCGCCGGGCACCAACGAACATTCGGTGGCCGAGCAGACGATCGCGCTTTTGTTCGGTGTCTTTCGCGACGTCGCCCGGCGCGACCGCGAAGTGCGCAGCGGCGTCTGGGGGCGCCGCCCGCTGTGGCGCTTGGCCGGACGCACCATGGGGCTGGTGGGCCTGGGGCGCATCGGCCGCGCCGTCGTGCCGCGCGCCATGGGGCTGGGCCTGCGCGTTATCGCGTTCGATCCCGTGGCCGATCGCGACTTCGCCGCCCGGCAGGGCGTCGAGCTGTGTTCCTTCGAAGAATTGCTGGCCCGCTCGGACATTGTCAGTCTGCACCTGCCGGCCACGGCCGAAACGCGCGACTTGATCAATCGCCGCACGCTCGGCTTGATGCGCCGCGGCGCGGTGCTGATCAATACTTCGCGCGGCGGCTTGATCGACGAGGATGCGCTGGTCGAAGCGCTCCAGAACGGCCAACTGGCCGGCGCGGGGCTTGATGTCTTCAAGGTCGAGCCCCTACCGACGTCGAGTCCGCTGGTGAAGCTCGACAACGTCGTGCTGGCGCCGCACATGGGTGGGCTGGACGAAGAGTCGGCCGAGGCCATGGCCTGCCTGGCTGCCCAATGTCTGGCGAATCTCTCACGCGGCCAATGGCCCGACGGCTGCGTCGTCAACGAGCAGCAAATCCGCAGCGGCTGGAAGTGGTAGCACCCGAACGCATCGGGCATGCAATTCGCCACGATTAGTTCCACGCGGGAACCGATCGGGTGCCTGCGCGCACGCTGGCATTGCCAGCGTGCTGCCACTCGCCTGGCTGGACGAGAGCTCCGCCGGCAGAGTTGACTCGAAAAATTCGCTGCGATTCGGTCATGTTACCTGATCGTTCAGGTCGAATATCAACGCACACGCACTTGCGCCGCGCATGCGCCAGCGGCTGACAGGCTGCTAGGGTTGCTCCTGGTCAGGATAAAGGAACTCAAACGATGTCCATCCCTCGATCTCTTCGCCGTACCAGCGGCGTAGCGAGCTTGCTCTTGGCTTCATGGACCGGTCAGGCCGCGCACGCCGCGCCGACCGTCGCCGATGCCTTGAAGCTGACGCCGGTTCAGAAGGAAATCGAATTCACCACGCCCGCCAAAGACACCATCGAACAGTGTACGATCAAGCCCGAGAAGTTCGACAACCACACGGGCTGGGTGATCCGCGACAAGGCCGGCCAGATCCTGCGCCGCTTTGTCGACACGAACGCCGACAACGTCGTGGATCAATGGTGCTACTACCAGGACGGCATCGAGGTCTATCGCGACATCGACGCCGACTTCAACGGCAAGCCTGACCAGTGCCGCTGGTTCAACATGGCCGGTACGCGCTGGGGCCTGGACACGAACGAAGACGGCAAGGTCGATCGGTGGAAGGAAATCTCGGCCGAAGAAGCCAGCGACGAGCTCGTCCGCGCGCTCGGCGCCAAAGACCCGGCCCGCTTTACCCGCCTGCTGCTCACGACCGACGAGCTGAAGGCGCTCGGGCTGGGCGAGGCGCGCAGCGAAGAACTGAAAACAAAAATCACCTCCGCGCCCGAGCAATTCCATAAGTTGCTCGCTGGGCAGAAGACCGTCGGCACCGATGCTCGCTGGCTGCAATTCGGCGGCGCTCGTCCTGGCATCATGCCGGCCGGCACCGATGGCTCGACCAAGGACGTGATGATTTACGACAACGCCGTGGTTGTCGCCGAGTCGAATGGCAAGCACTTGCAACTGCAGCTCGGCACGCTCGTGAAGGCGGGCGACACGTGGCGTTTGATCGGCTTGCCACAGATCGAGGGCGAGGGCGAAGCCACCGCGCCCCCCGGCATGCTCGGCCCGTCGCGCCCGAGCGCTCGTGCCGAAGAAGACGCGGAAAAAGATGCCGGGGGCCCGCCGCAGAGGTTGCTCGCCGAGTTGGAACGTCTCGATAAGCTTTCCGACGACGCTGCGGATCCCAAAGAGCAGGGGAACATTGCCGCTCAAAAGGCCGTGGTCATGCAAGAGATTGCCGGCATGGTCGGCGCTCCAGAAGATCGTGCCCAATGGATTCGCCAGGCAGCCGACTTCATGAGTGCCACGGTGCAGTCCGGCATTTGGCCCGAGGGTGTCGATCGCCTCGCGGAATTGCACGGCAAGCTGGCCAAGGATCCGGCCGGCGAAGAGCTAGCGGCTTATGTCGAATTCCGTCACATCACTGCGGAATACGGTGCGGCGCTGGCGAAAGGCGAAGAGTTCGGCAAGGTGCAAGCCAACTGGCTCGCCAGACTGGAAAAGTTCGTCAAAGATCATCCCAAGTGTGCCGACACGGCCGAAGCCATGCTGCAATTGGCCATGGCTCAGGAGTTCGCCGGCCAGGACGAAGAAGCCAAGAAGTGGTACGGCGAAATTCGCACCAACTTCCCCGATTCCGGCACGGCCCGCAAAGCCACCGGCGCCATCGCCCGCCTGGATTGCGTGGGCAAGCCGATCGGCCTGAAGGGAACGAACGTCAACGGCAAACCGGCCCCGGTGAACCTGGCCCAGTTCAAGGACAAGGTGGTGCTCATCCAGTACTGGGCCACCTGGTGTGAGCCGGCCGTGGTCGATCTCGCCCAGCTCAAGGAAGTGCAAAGCAAGTACGCTAAGGATGGTCTGCAGATCATCGGCGTCAGCCTGGATAACAAACCCGAGGACCTGGCCGAATTCCTGAAGGAGCACAAGCTCCCTTGGCCGCAGATCTTCGAGCCGGGCGGACTCGATAGCAAGCTGGCCAACGAACTGGGCATCCTCACCCTGCCGACGATGATCCTGGTGGGCAAAGACGGTAAGGTGGTGAATCGCAACGTCCACATCACGGAGCTGGAGCGCGAGGTGGGCAACATCTTGCACCCGTCGACGGCTCGCAAAAAATAGCCGCGAGTGTTGTAAAACGTGCAACGCTCTCCGTCGTCAACTCTGCTAGCAACCCATGACCTCGGTGCGAAGAATCGCCTTCGCACCGAGGTTTTTTCGTCGGCGTAACCTGCTGATCGCTGCGAGAGTTAAATCGCCGTCTTCCCGTCGCCAGCGCGACGGCGTTGAAAAAATGATCTTTCCCGGCACGCCACTCGCTGCTACGCTCGCCCCAAGCCGTCAAGGATGCCGGCCCTCGGTTGCGACGCGTCCCGCAAACGCGTCTCGACTGTCCACGACCCCTCGCCCTGGCTCGCGCAGTTGATGTTGCGCAGGCAGCGGCGCTCGCCCTTCCGCATGATGTGGAGCCGCGATGCATCACGACCTTCATTCGTTTGTGCCTTTGTGGTGGTTTGCCGCCGTTCAAGCTCTCGGCCTGGTCAGCGCCTGGTTCGCGCGCGTACACCAAGGGACGCATCGCCAGGGCGCCTTTCACGGCATGTTCTTCTTGCTGCTGGCTGCCGTCGGCGTCACGACGCTGGCCATGGCGTTGACCAGCCCGGCCGGGTCACTCGTTACCGGCACGACGCTGGCCGTGATGGTGCTGACCACGGTGTGGGATTTCCACGGCGGTAAAAAGGCGCTGGCCCGCTAGCGAACAACTCTTCTCTTCGCTTAGCGGTGCGCCGCAGGCGCCTTCCCTGTTTAGCGGTGCGCCGCAGCCGCCCTCGATTTCCCCGCTCCATAGCGGCTGTCGCGCTCTCGCGACCCTTTCTGACCGCTATCACGATTGCCTCGTTTGCCGGTCTTCGCCCGAAGGACCGCCAAAGTCGGCAAAATCGAAAAAAAGGCTACCTTCCGCAGAGCTTCAGGTCGAAATCTATATCCAGGCAATTCGATCGTGCAGGGAGGTTGCGCGGGGGGTTCGTCGCATCTTCCAGGCCGTTACTAGCATCGGGCGCGATTCGTCCGACCCCGGCCGCACCGACGTGTACGGATCTTATTTGCTCACGACGACCGCCGCGTGCCCCCTATGTCCGGTCAGACGGTCATGGGGCGAAACAGACCACGCGAAGTCGGCACGTCATAAGAAATGAGCCCCTAGCGCGAAGGAACGAGCGATCTTCGCCAAGAATCATTACACGCTTGCGATCGAAAGGGAGGGACGGAGCATGCGACGTTTTTTCTTCGCGCTGGCGACGTGCGCCGCGGCCACTGTCTGGCCGAGCATCGCGTCGGCCGACAATAAGGAATTTTCACAGGCGGTCGCCGCTACCTTGCGCGACAGCGGACGCTTGTCCGACTACAAGATCGGCGTCACCACCAAGGACGACGTCGTCTACCTCAATGGCCAGGTGTCCAGCCAGCAGCAGGCCCAGGTCGCCGTGCAAATGGCTTCGTCCATGCCGGGCGTGAGCAAAGTCGTGAACCATCTCGAGATCAAGTCGAGCAAGAAATCCGCCGGCGGCATGCAGCAATCGAAGCTCGAGGCCGGTGCCGCCCAGATGGCGGCCGACGCGCAAGGCGCCGTCGAAGAGGGCATGACCACGATGCGCAAAACGATCTTCCCCGATCCTTCGATCCCGGCGAAGAGCGCCAACAAGGGCCTCTTGAGCAAGGGAAAGAAGCCGGCGGTTGCGGCCGCTCGGCGCCCCTCGCAGCAGGCCTATGCCGTGCAGCAGGTCTCGCAGAACGTGCCGGAATCGTTCACGCCGAGCGATGGCGCGCAAATGATGCAGGCCCCCATGATGCAAGGGCCAGGCATGCAAGGTTCGATGATGCAGGGCCCCATGATGCAAGGACCTATGCAAGGTCAGATGATGCAAGGACCCATGCAGGGCCAAATGATGCAGGGCCAAATGATGCAGGGCCAGATGATGCAGAATCCCGCGATGCGCGTGGCCATGGCCCCCTTGGGCGTGGCGGGCGCCGCGGCCGGCGCCGCGATGGGGCAATGCCCTCCGGGCGCAGGCGGCATGGGTGGCGGCCCTGGCGGCGGCGGCTATGGTGGCCCGGCCCCCATGGGTGTGCCGGCCGTCAGCGGCGGCGTCGCTCCGGCGCGCTACGACCAGCCGTATATGCCGAACTACGCGTGGCCGAGCTACGCTTCGTATCCGAACTACGCCGCCGTGGCCTATCCGCGACAATACTCGCCCACGGCCTGGCCCTACATCGGTCCGTTCTATCCGTATCCCCAAGTGCCGCTCGGCTGGCGCAAGGTGATGCTGGAATGGGACGATGGTTGGTGGATGCTGAACTTCAAGCAGTAAGCATTCGCGCCGCGTCTCGGTGCCAGAAACTTCACAGGCCCCGCTTTGCAAAGAGCGGGGCCTGTTCTTTTTGCTGCAAGGCAGCGCTCGATCACGTGCTGCGCCGAGGCGTGCGAATCACGCAAGGGCATTTTCTCGCCTCACCGGAAAAACCCGCAAGTTCGGCACAGTTTGACACGATAACAACCTCATCTGGTGATTGGGTTCGTGCGCCGAGTATCGCACGTAATGCAAACGCAGCTGATTGCCAGGCAAGGAATGACGAACGGAAAGCGTCGTTCGGACGGCCGATTTTCGAGGGGGGATTGCTGCCATGTCAGCTCGTCACGTGAGAATTCTGTTGCTGGTCGCTTCGGCGCTCCCGGTTTTCACCGCGAGCGGCTGCATGTGGCCGCTCGCCACCGCGTCGGGCCCCATGTGGCAGTTTCCCTGGCCGGTGCCCGTCAGCCCGTACTACCAGAAGAAGCACGAAGACAAGTTCTGGGTACACGAGCGCTACGAGCGGGTGCCGATCCTCGGCCCGGTCACCGGCCCCGATGAGCCGGTCGCTCTGGATCCTCCCAGCCCCGACGAAGTGATGCGGGCCTTGGAAAAGATCCATCCCGTGTCGGGTAACGTGCCGCTGTTGTATGAGAAGCAGCGTAACAACGTCCGCATGACGATCGAGAAAATCGCCGACTACACCGATCCGCCGCGTTTCTACCCGCTGATCGGTCCGGCGCAGCATCACCACTGCCATTACAAGTGTACGGTGTACTACAGCGATACGACGCGCTGCGGATATCCGGTGCCGACGACCACGGTCGACGAAGACGCCCGCGAGGTGATCTACATCGACCACAACCACCTGCACATGGTGGGGAACGTCGACGACAAGGACATTGGTATCCCCTAAATCAGAACCTTGGTCTGATGTGCCTCGCGCCTGGCACGCAACGCTGCAAAGCATTTCGAGAACGCCGCCGAGGCCATCGGTTTATGAGAGAAGGTTGCCATGCAACCGCGCTTCGTCATAGCGGCCTGTGCCGCGCTGTCGCTAGCCTTCGGGCCGACGGCGACGCTCCGCGCGGACCAGGCGGATGACCAATATCGGCTGGCGGCCGTACACTACCAGCACAAGCGCTGGGACCTGGCCGCGGCCGAGTTTCGCACCTTCCTCAAGGATCACCCGCGCGACACGCGCAGCGACCAGGCACAGTTCTACCTGGGCGAAGCGCTCGTACAACTCCGTGATTTTTCGTCCGCGGCGCAGCACTTTGCCGCCGCGCAGCGCTCGACCAGCGCTGACCTGGCCCGCAAGGCCTTGTTTCGTACTGGCGAAGCCCAGTACCTGGCGGGCCGATCCGTCGATGCCGAGCGCGAGCTGGAAAAGTTTTGCGAGCGCTTTCTGCACGACAAGCTCGCTCCATTCGCTTTTGCCTACCGTGGCGAGATGGCGCTGGCGGGCGAGCGCATCGACGACGCCGAACATCATTTCCGCCAGGCTCTCGACGGCGATCTGACCGGACCATTGGCCGACGATTGCCGGCTGGGTCTGGCCGAAGTGTGGCAGCGGCAGCGTCGCCCCGATGACGCGCGGCAATTGCTCACGAATCTTGTCGCGGGCGGCGGGGCGAAAGCGCCCGAAGCGCATTTCCGCTTGGCGCTCTACGCGTATGCGGCTGCCGATTATCAGGCGGCCGATCAAGAGTTCGCCTTGTGCGCGTCGATGGCAGGCGACGCAAGCGACGATCATGCGCCGGCCGCACAGCAGTCGTTAGGAGATCGTGCCCGGCTAGGACGCGCTCGCTCCCTGTATCACTTGAAGAAGTACGACGAGGCGATCGCCGCGCTCGATCCCCTGACCGATCATGGCCTGTTGCGCGGTGAAGCGCGCTACTGGCTCGGGCTCACGCGCAAGGCGCAGGGTAATCTCGACGCGGCCGCACCGTTGCTAAGCGCTGCAGCCGATGCCGCGACCACTGCCGAGCGGCAATCGGCCGCCTTGGCCGAACTGGCGACCTGTTACGCCGCGGCAAAACATTTCGATAAGGCGCGAACCGCCTACAAATCATTCCTCGACGCGCACCCAGGCGACGAACTCCGTCTCACGACAACCGAGATCCTGGCTGACACAGCCCTGGAGCATCAGGAAACATCCTGGGCCAGCGCGTTGTACGAGTCGCTCTCCCACGAAGAGTCCTTCGCCGATCCTGCCGCCCGCGGCTTGCTTGGGCTGGCCCGAGCCCAGCTTGCTGCTGACCACGCGAACGACGCCGCAACGACGCTGGTGCGGCTCACCGAACGATATCCACAGGCACCGTGCGCAGCCGAAGCCGAATTATTGCGAGGCCAGATCCTCGAACAGCTCGATCGCCCGGACGAAGCGCTCGCAACGTATGCCGCCGTGGTAAAGAACCACGAAGCGCGGCCGGAAGCCGACGACGCTCTGGCGCGATCTGCCCAAATTTGCGTGTCGTTAAAGCGATTCGCCGACGCCGGCAAGTATTATCAAAAACTACTCGCACGGCCGGCCCACAAGCCCGATGGCGATGCGATCCTTTATCGCTGGGCATGCGCGGAATTGCGTGCCGAAAAGCAGGATGCCGGCCATGACCTGTTGGCCCGGTTGCGAAGCGAGTATCCCGACAGCGAATTCTTTGCCGAAGCCACGTGTCGGCTGGCGCAGGAGGAAATTCAAAAGCGACAGTATGATCGCGCCGACGAGCTTTTGGAGTCCCTCGACGACAAGTCGCTAACGGCCGACGTGCAAGCGCGCTGGTTGTTCCTGCGCGGACAATCGGCGGCGGCCCAGGAGAAATGGCCGGCCGTGGCGGCGCCCTTGGAAAAACTCATCGCCAGCGATCGCAACTCGCCGTTGCGCGCCGCCGCCGAATATTGGATCGCCGAAGCGGCCTACCATCAGGAACAATTCGAGGACGCCGCGCGACGTTTCGCCGCCCTTGACGAAAGGCTTTCCGGCGACGCCGCGGACCAGGCCGCCCCGTGGCGGGCCATGATTCCGCTGCGCCGCGCACAGATCTACGCCCACGCCGGACAATGGACCGAAGCTTTGGACATGGCCGAGGCTCTGACGCGGCAGTTTCCCGACTTTCCGCAACAGTACGAGGCGGATTACATCGTCGGCCGGGCCCACGCGGCGCGGGCCGAATTCGACGAGGCCCGGCAGGCTTATCGTCGCGTTCTGACGTCGCCGACCGGTCGCAAATCCGAAACCGGGGCGATGGCCCAGTGGATGATCGGCGAAACTTACATGCACCAGCGCGACTATCGGGCCGCTCTGGCGGAATACCTGAAAGTCGAGATTCTGCACGCCTTTCCCCACTGGCAAGCGGCCGCCTTGCTGCAAGCGGGCAAGTGCCAGGAACAACTCAAACGGCCAGGCGAAGCCGCCGCCACCTATCAGCGGCTGCTGCGCGAATTTCCCGACACCAACTTCGACCAGGAGGCCGCCCTGCGGCTCGCCAAACTCCGACGATGAACGAACATCCACTCGTCATCCCCATGCGGCGGCAAACCTTCACAGGACCACGAACCATGCGTACCTCGGCTTCCAAACTCTATTTGCGGCTGGCGCTTTTGGTCGCCGTCGCCGGGCTGGTACTGCCCGTGGTCCTCGCAAGATCGAGCGCCGCGCAATCTTCGGCCGCGCAGACGGAAGCGGCGGCATCGGTCGACGCCGAGGGGGGCGCGCCGCCGACACCGGTTGCCTTTTCCGAGAAGAATTTGTTCTCGATCGTCAAGGCCGGCGGCGTGATGATGATCCCCATCCTCTGCTGCTCGTTCGTGCTGCTTGTGTTCACCTTCGAGCGCGCTATCTCGCTGCGCACCGGTCGCGTCATACCGCGGCCGTTCGTCAAGCGCTTCATGCACCGTCTGCACGAAGGCGAACTGGACCGCGATCAGGCGCTGGTGCTGTGCGAAGAAAACGGCAGCCCCGCGGCGCAGGTGCTCGCGCACGGCGTGCGTAAATGGGGTCGCCCGGCGGTCGAAATCGAACAAGCGTTGCTCGACGGTGGTGAGCGCGCGGTGAACGGTTTGCGCCGCTACTTGCGCGTACTCAACGCCATCGCCACGATTTCCCCGTTGCTCGGGCTGCAGGGAACCGTGTTCGGCATGATCCATTCGTTCAATCAGATCTCGGCCAGCGACGCCATGGGCAAGCAAGAAATGCTGGCCGGCGGCATCAGCGAAGCCTTGCTCACGACTGCCGGCGGGCTG from the Pirellulales bacterium genome contains:
- a CDS encoding Gfo/Idh/MocA family oxidoreductase; the encoded protein is MKLRVGLVGLGSNWEVRHRAALRTLSDRYEVRAIFDQVALRAEQAAREFNAIQVDGFRSLARRDDIDAVLMLSPQWYGCLPILAACDAGKAIYCAFSMELDMSQAQLIKERVERAGVAFMAEFPRRQSPATLRLKELIATRL
- a CDS encoding thioredoxin family protein; the protein is MTTISLAIVLQTAALVTTTNSQTYADARAKTAETGKPLVVLVGADWCPACQTMKNSAMPQVARRGALGKVSYAVVNTDHESGLAKQLMRGGSIPQLVMFRETPTGWKRESLVGAQDPATIESFINRGLEGLKAPDSSVTEASRPSGEERE
- a CDS encoding phosphoglycerate dehydrogenase yields the protein MPRILVTPYLLHGVRGKYSDILEQAGFEVTFPTVAEPDLKGAALIKDLEGVSGVLAGSEPYTPEVLKASKVRAIARAGVGYDAINLAAANELKVAVTIAPGTNEHSVAEQTIALLFGVFRDVARRDREVRSGVWGRRPLWRLAGRTMGLVGLGRIGRAVVPRAMGLGLRVIAFDPVADRDFAARQGVELCSFEELLARSDIVSLHLPATAETRDLINRRTLGLMRRGAVLINTSRGGLIDEDALVEALQNGQLAGAGLDVFKVEPLPTSSPLVKLDNVVLAPHMGGLDEESAEAMACLAAQCLANLSRGQWPDGCVVNEQQIRSGWKW
- a CDS encoding redoxin family protein, with protein sequence MSIPRSLRRTSGVASLLLASWTGQAAHAAPTVADALKLTPVQKEIEFTTPAKDTIEQCTIKPEKFDNHTGWVIRDKAGQILRRFVDTNADNVVDQWCYYQDGIEVYRDIDADFNGKPDQCRWFNMAGTRWGLDTNEDGKVDRWKEISAEEASDELVRALGAKDPARFTRLLLTTDELKALGLGEARSEELKTKITSAPEQFHKLLAGQKTVGTDARWLQFGGARPGIMPAGTDGSTKDVMIYDNAVVVAESNGKHLQLQLGTLVKAGDTWRLIGLPQIEGEGEATAPPGMLGPSRPSARAEEDAEKDAGGPPQRLLAELERLDKLSDDAADPKEQGNIAAQKAVVMQEIAGMVGAPEDRAQWIRQAADFMSATVQSGIWPEGVDRLAELHGKLAKDPAGEELAAYVEFRHITAEYGAALAKGEEFGKVQANWLARLEKFVKDHPKCADTAEAMLQLAMAQEFAGQDEEAKKWYGEIRTNFPDSGTARKATGAIARLDCVGKPIGLKGTNVNGKPAPVNLAQFKDKVVLIQYWATWCEPAVVDLAQLKEVQSKYAKDGLQIIGVSLDNKPEDLAEFLKEHKLPWPQIFEPGGLDSKLANELGILTLPTMILVGKDGKVVNRNVHITELEREVGNILHPSTARKK
- a CDS encoding BON domain-containing protein — encoded protein: MRRFFFALATCAAATVWPSIASADNKEFSQAVAATLRDSGRLSDYKIGVTTKDDVVYLNGQVSSQQQAQVAVQMASSMPGVSKVVNHLEIKSSKKSAGGMQQSKLEAGAAQMAADAQGAVEEGMTTMRKTIFPDPSIPAKSANKGLLSKGKKPAVAAARRPSQQAYAVQQVSQNVPESFTPSDGAQMMQAPMMQGPGMQGSMMQGPMMQGPMQGQMMQGPMQGQMMQGQMMQGQMMQNPAMRVAMAPLGVAGAAAGAAMGQCPPGAGGMGGGPGGGGYGGPAPMGVPAVSGGVAPARYDQPYMPNYAWPSYASYPNYAAVAYPRQYSPTAWPYIGPFYPYPQVPLGWRKVMLEWDDGWWMLNFKQ
- a CDS encoding tetratricopeptide repeat protein, whose product is MQPRFVIAACAALSLAFGPTATLRADQADDQYRLAAVHYQHKRWDLAAAEFRTFLKDHPRDTRSDQAQFYLGEALVQLRDFSSAAQHFAAAQRSTSADLARKALFRTGEAQYLAGRSVDAERELEKFCERFLHDKLAPFAFAYRGEMALAGERIDDAEHHFRQALDGDLTGPLADDCRLGLAEVWQRQRRPDDARQLLTNLVAGGGAKAPEAHFRLALYAYAAADYQAADQEFALCASMAGDASDDHAPAAQQSLGDRARLGRARSLYHLKKYDEAIAALDPLTDHGLLRGEARYWLGLTRKAQGNLDAAAPLLSAAADAATTAERQSAALAELATCYAAAKHFDKARTAYKSFLDAHPGDELRLTTTEILADTALEHQETSWASALYESLSHEESFADPAARGLLGLARAQLAADHANDAATTLVRLTERYPQAPCAAEAELLRGQILEQLDRPDEALATYAAVVKNHEARPEADDALARSAQICVSLKRFADAGKYYQKLLARPAHKPDGDAILYRWACAELRAEKQDAGHDLLARLRSEYPDSEFFAEATCRLAQEEIQKRQYDRADELLESLDDKSLTADVQARWLFLRGQSAAAQEKWPAVAAPLEKLIASDRNSPLRAAAEYWIAEAAYHQEQFEDAARRFAALDERLSGDAADQAAPWRAMIPLRRAQIYAHAGQWTEALDMAEALTRQFPDFPQQYEADYIVGRAHAARAEFDEARQAYRRVLTSPTGRKSETGAMAQWMIGETYMHQRDYRAALAEYLKVEILHAFPHWQAAALLQAGKCQEQLKRPGEAAATYQRLLREFPDTNFDQEAALRLAKLRR
- a CDS encoding MotA/TolQ/ExbB proton channel family protein — its product is MRTSASKLYLRLALLVAVAGLVLPVVLARSSAAQSSAAQTEAAASVDAEGGAPPTPVAFSEKNLFSIVKAGGVMMIPILCCSFVLLVFTFERAISLRTGRVIPRPFVKRFMHRLHEGELDRDQALVLCEENGSPAAQVLAHGVRKWGRPAVEIEQALLDGGERAVNGLRRYLRVLNAIATISPLLGLQGTVFGMIHSFNQISASDAMGKQEMLAGGISEALLTTAGGLTVAIPALAAYLFFLGRVDRLVIEMDSLGQELVHEISAEAIAESEKPRTSRARREAA